CGGTGACTGCTCTACCCCAAACCTTCGTCGCCGACCTTCATGACACAGCAGCTTCGCAGGAAAAGAACCAACTCGGTTTGAAAGCCGTCGACTCCCTGCTGTGTAACCGCTGAGAACATATCAGCAAGGACCTTATTGCTCCCGCAGTCGCGCTAATTGCGGCTGCGGGAGCAGCACATCTGTTGCAACCCGATAGTGGCCGAAGACGGCTGCGACTTCCAGAACACCTGAACAGGGTTGCAGCGGACGGCTGGAACCCCACCAGATACCAACGCTGTCCTTTTGGACAGGGTGATGCTGTTCCTGCGGCGGGGGCGAACGGCCAGGTGGCGCTGCGACGCTGATGCCATGAGAAACACAACGAAGAACTCCGCACCATCCGCCAAGCACATCAGCGGGCACAAGTCCCGCGGCTCCTTCCTACTGCGCTCCCTGGCACTGCCGGTGGCCGCTGTCATGGGAGCCGGCGCCTTCATGTTGCACAGCCCAAACGCAGCCATCGCTGCCCCGCCGGAGCCCACCGAATCAGCCTCCACCTCTGCTTCCGCCTCTGCGTCCCCGTCCGCCTCGCCCTCCCCCTCTGCTTCTGAAACCGGAGCATCCGCCGAATCCGCCGAGAAGGCCCGCATCACAGCGACAGCACAGGGCCTGGTGGACGCCGGTTTCCCGGCGGCTCTGGCCGCAGTGACGAAAGCCGATGGAAGCACCGTCGGCGTCGCCGTCGGCAAGGGAAACCTGGAAACCGGCGAAGCCCCACCCCTCGACGGCGAAGTCCGCATCGGATCCAACACCAAAACCTTCGTAGCAGTAGTGATCCTGCAACTCGTCCAAGAAGGCAAAATCACCCTCGACGAACCCATCGAAACCTACCTCCCAGGCCTACTCCACGGCGAAGGCATCGACGGCTCGAAAATCACCGTCCGCCAACTCCTGCAGCACACAAGCGGACTACCCGAATACAACGACAAGATCGGCCTTGATGACCCCTTCGCCAACCGGGATGTCTACTATTCGCAGAGGGATTGCCTCGACGTCGCTCTGAGCCATCCCGCACTATTCGAGCCTGGTAGCCAGTTCAAGTACACCAACACCAACTATCTTGTGTTGTCGCTGCTGGCCGAGAAGGTCACCCACCGGCCCCTGGCCGAACAGATCACCCAGCGGATCATCGAGCCATTGGGGCTTTCACACACCTACTACCCGGGCCCCGGCGAACAGAACATCCGCGGCACACACCCCCACGGCTACCACCGCAACACCCCAACTGAGGACTGGAAGGACATCACCCGCATGGATCCGTCGTGGGGCGGCGGCGCGGGAGCCATGATCTCCACCCCCAGCGAGCTGAACAAGTTCTTCCAGGCCACCTTCGACGGCACCCTCCTGAACCAGGACAGCATCGCCGAGATGAAGAAAACCGTCGACACCGGAGGCACGCACGGGAATGGCTACGGTCTGGGTCTCATCAACTACCCACTCAGCTGCGGAGGCACCGCTTGGGGGCATGGCGGCACCATTCACGGCTACCAGACCTACGACGCTGTCGGCCCCGATGGGGCCGCTGTCACCATCGCGGTGACTGCTCTACCCCAAACCTTCGTCGCCGACCTTCATGACACAGCAGCTTCGCAGGAAAAGAACCAACTCGGTTTGAAAGCCGTCGACTCCCTGCTGTGTAACCGCTGAGAACATATCAGCAAGGACCTTATTGCTCCCGCAGTCGCGCTAATTGCGGCTGCGGGAGCAGCACATCTGTTGCAACCCGATAGTGGCCGAAGACGGCTGCGACTTCCAGAACACCTGAACAGGGTTGCAGCGGACGGCTGGAACCCCACCAGATACCAACGCTGTCCTTTTGGACAGGGTGATGCTGTTCCTGCGGCGGGGGCGAACGGCCAGGTGGCGCTGCGACGCTGATGCCATGAGAAACACAACGAAGAACTCCGCACCATCCGCCAAGCACATCAGCGGGCACAAGTCCCGCGGCTCCTTCCTACTGCGCTCTCTGGCACTGCCGGTGGCCGCCGTCATGGGAGCCGGCACCTTCATGCTGCACGCTCCAGAGGTAGCCATGGCAGCCCCACCAGAACCCACCGAATCAGCCTCCACCTCTGCTTCCGCCTCTGCGTCCCCGTCCGCCTCGCCCTCCCCCTCTGCTTCTGAAACC
The sequence above is drawn from the Arachnia rubra genome and encodes:
- a CDS encoding serine hydrolase domain-containing protein codes for the protein MRNTTKNSAPSAKHISGHKSRGSFLLRSLALPVAAVMGAGAFMLHSPNAAIAAPPEPTESASTSASASASPSASPSPSASETGASAESAEKARITATAQGLVDAGFPAALAAVTKADGSTVGVAVGKGNLETGEAPPLDGEVRIGSNTKTFVAVVILQLVQEGKITLDEPIETYLPGLLHGEGIDGSKITVRQLLQHTSGLPEYNDKIGLDDPFANRDVYYSQRDCLDVALSHPALFEPGSQFKYTNTNYLVLSLLAEKVTHRPLAEQITQRIIEPLGLSHTYYPGPGEQNIRGTHPHGYHRNTPTEDWKDITRMDPSWGGGAGAMISTPSELNKFFQATFDGTLLNQDSIAEMKKTVDTGGTHGNGYGLGLINYPLSCGGTAWGHGGTIHGYQTYDAVGPDGAAVTIAVTALPQTFVADLHDTAASQEKNQLGLKAVDSLLCNR